A single Primulina huaijiensis isolate GDHJ02 unplaced genomic scaffold, ASM1229523v2 scaffold5913, whole genome shotgun sequence DNA region contains:
- the LOC140970347 gene encoding uncharacterized protein — protein MENILEATDEFQDWEVLPSNSCLNSADSFHDIHSGPFIQNNHFSYDAQSSSLEDFDDNKSADSGNPSWIDPGSDENPVRYLYKESGEFWSDSSSAQSDDLRTCDSVGGNGSSLSQMQAGSEGTGEIGEGTVEKTEGLDNLCSEFTRIVEVSKKLDDSVQSSVVGIDCDTSSCDEVEASAVEMLQNESIGRVGGSVVNGNGNHKPVEIKKSGVLWWKMPMEFLKCCLFRMSPVWSLSVAAAVMGFVILGRRLYKMKAKTKILEIRVAFDDKKASQVMSRAARLNESFSVVKRVPVIQPSLPAVGVTTWPAMSLR, from the exons atGGAAAATATCTTAGAGGCTACTGATGAGTTTCAAGACTGGGAGGTTCTCCCCTCCAACTCCTGTCTTAATTCTGCCGACTCTTTCCATGATATTCATTCTGGACCCTTTATTCAGAACAACCATTTCTCCTATGACGCTCAGAGTTCTTCCTTGGAGGATTTCGATGATAACAAATCAGCAGACTCAGGTAATCCCAGTTGGATTGATCCCGGGTCGGATGAGAATCCCGTTCGCTACCTTTACAAGGAATCCGGCGAGTTCTGGTCGGATTCCAGCAGTGCCCAGTCCGATGACCTCAGAACTTGCGATTCTGTGGGGGGAAATGGGTCTAGTCTTTCCCAAATGCAAGCGGGTTCAGAAGGAACGGGGGAAATAGGTGAGGGAACAGTGGAAAAGACGGAGGGTTTGGATAACTTATGTTCCGAATTCACTCGAATTGTGGAGGTTTCTAAGAAATTGGATGACTCTGTGCAGAGTTCTGTTGTGGGTATTGACTGTGACACGAGTTCGTGTGATGAGGTGGAGGCTTCAGCCGTAGAAATGCTCCAAAACGAGTCGATCGGACGCGTGGGTGGTTCTGTTGTGAACGGGAATGGAAACCATAAACCTGTTGAGATAAAAAAGAGTGGTGTGTTGTGGTGGAAGATGCCAATGGAGTTCCTGAAATGCTGTTTGTTCAGAATGAGTCCGGTTTGGAGTTTATCTGTTGCGGCTGCTGTGATGGGGTTTGTGATTCTGGGCCGCAGATTGTATAAGATGAAGGCTAAGACCAAAATATTGGAGATTAGGGTTGCTTTCGATGATAAG AAGGCATCTCAGGTCATGAGCCGAGCTGCGCGTCTGAACGAATCATTTTCAGTGGTGAAGCGTGTCCCTGTGATTCAGCCTTCGCTGCCTGCTGTCGGGGTCACAACTTGGCCTGCAATGAGTCTCAGATAA
- the LOC140970457 gene encoding uncharacterized protein isoform X1, which produces MTPAGQFGDTTYTKIFVGGLAWETQKETMTGYFQQFGEIMEAVVITDKPTGRSKGYGFVTFRDADAAMRACVDANPVIDGRRANCNLASLGVQRSKTSAVNTKNHNNNGGTRNMRVLGGFHHHIQAGGVFNQSAGNGFPQYSVQQGIPSYNFLYGYTPFSAEYAYPASYYGVYGGANGGQCTLYGSGTGGLVSGAAAAFYPYNLNFSEGCEGSTGYTTNQGHGGIQFPQHLFQYQAISSAAALYPHHYGTPLSIAPPSPLQSGVTMALHR; this is translated from the exons ATGACACCTGCCGGACAGTTCGGAGATACCACTTACACTAAGATTTTTGTGGGAGGGTTGGCATGGGAGACTCAAAAGGAAACTATGACCGGTTATTTTCAGCAGTTTGGTGAGATCATGGAAGCTGTTGTCATCACGGACAAGCCTACTGGTAGATCCAAAGGCTATGGATTT GTTACTTTTCGTGACGCGGATGCCGCTATGAGAGCTTGTGTTGATGCTAATCCTGTGATTGATGGAAGGAGGGCTAACTGTAATCTCGCGTCCTTGGGTGTTCAAAGATCTAAGACTTCTGCCGTCAACACCAAAAATCATAATAACAATG GTGGGACGAGGAACATGAGGGTGTTAGGGGGTTTTCATCATCACATTCAGGCGGGTGGAGTATTTAATCAGTCCGCTGGAAACGGCTTCCCTCAGTATTCTGTGCAGCAAGGGATTCCTAGCTACAACTTTCTTTATGG GTACACTCCGTTCTCTGCTGAATATGCTTACCCTGCG AGTTATTACGGTGTGTATGGAGGAGCCAATGGAGGTCAGTGTACCTTATATGGATCTGGGACTGGTGGACTGGTGTCAGGTGCTGCTGCAGCCTTCTATCCTTATAATCTCAATTTCAGCGAGGGGTGCGAAGGATCCACTGGATACACCACCAACCAGGGTCATGGCGGCATTCAGTTTCCTCAACATCTCTTTCAGTATCAAGCAATTAGCTCAGCTGCGGCCCTTTATCCCCACCATTATGGCACCCCTTTATCTATAGCCCCGCCGAGTCCACTGCAATCAG GGGTAACCATGGCTCTGCATCGTTGA
- the LOC140970456 gene encoding SUN domain-containing protein 4-like isoform X1, with amino-acid sequence MQRSRRALLQRRALEKALYGRNQLYKVSLSFVIVLWGLVFLLNIWIGHGDGRKDEYLELSFDTRTRNKDKGACDGDSNSVLHENKAFSEGSESEVCFVKSSVGDTKTGFSNDESQGTMESISPESESALNLNLPTNSEKEKHKNDRLLYAATIGLDEFRSKALSSRSGYLSDQSGSIIHRVEPGGAEYNYASASKGSKVLSYNKEAKGASNILSSDKDKYLRNPCSTDEKFVVIELSEETLVDTIEISNFELHSSNLKDFELQGSPVYPTDSWVELGNFTAANVKHAQKFVLPDPKWVRYVKLNLLTHHGSEFYCTLSVLEVYGVDAVEKMLEDLISVQDKLLVSEETSSERKPVSSMQNPYEDLVDKPNASIGISDMKVGSVPDLVEIQGQQVSRMHGDSVLKILMKKVRSLDLNIAVQERYLEELNSRYSEIFKQFDKEIGDKGLLLDNILLAIQSFSKSKDDMIKEIGDILSWKALVSMQLDIIIKENSRLSLEVERVGRNQLHLENKGIIIFLICLWFGFFALLRLMIEMIWPPQQLNVVEKSREFWCVRSSSPSPWFCLLLSTTLTLIILSL; translated from the exons ATGCAGAGGTCACGCAGAGCTCTTCTACAAAGAAGAGCTTTGGAGAAGGCTCTTTATGGGCGAAATCAGTTATATAAGGTTTCtctttcttttgtgattgttcTATGGGGTCTCGTGTTCCTTTTGAATATATGGATTGGCCATGGTGATGGTCGAAAAG ATGAATATCTGGAACTTTCTTTTGATACACGAACAAGGaacaaagacaaaggggcaTGCGATGGGGATTCAAATTCTGTATTACATGAGAACAAGGCATTTTCGGAGGGCAGTGAATCTGAAGTTTGCTTTGTTAAGTCATCCGTTGGTGATACAAAAACAGGTTTCAGTAATGATGAATCACAGGGTACAATGGAAAGTATAAGCCCTGAGTCTGAATCtgcattaaatttaaatttacccACAAATTcagaaaaggaaaaacataaaaatgacCGGTTATTATATGCTGCAACTATTGGCCTCGATGAATTTAGGAGCAAAGCATTAAGTTCTAGAAGTGGATATCTTAGTGATCAGAGTGGAAGCATTATACATAGAGTAGAGCCTGGAGGAGCAGAATACAATTATGCTTCGGCGTCAAAAGGTTCAAAGGTCCTGTCTTACAATAAGGAAGCTAAGGGCGCTTCAAATATCTTAAGCAGTGATAAGGACAAGTACCTTCGAAATCCTTGCTCTACCGATGAGAAGTTTGTTGTGATAGAACTTTCCGAAGAAACCTTGGTAGATACTATtgaaatatcaaattttgaacTTCATTCTTCCAATCTAAAAGATTTCGAGCTACAAGGCAGCCCTGTTTATCCTACAGATTCATGGGTTGAGCTTGGGAATTTTACTGCTGCAAATGTGAAGCATGCTCAGAAATTTGTTCTTCCGGACCCAAAATGGGTGAGATATGTTAAACTAAATCTTCTTACTCATCATGGTTCAGAATTCTACTGCACACTCAGTGTTCTTGAGGTATATGGAGTTGATGCTGTTGAGAAAATGCTTGAAGACCTTATTTCAGTTCAAGATAAGCTATTAGTATCTGAAGAAACATCAAGTGAACGAAAGCCCGTGTCAAGCATGCAAAACCCATACGAAGATTTAGTTGATAAACCCAATGCCTCTATAGGAATCTCTGACATGAAAGTTGGAAGTGTTCCTGACCTAGTTGAAATCCAGGGGCAGCAGGTTAGCAGGATGCATGGGGACAGtgttcttaaaattttaatgaaaaaagttAGATCATTGGATTTGAATATAGCTGTTCAGGAGCGATATTTAGAAGAGCTGAACTCCAGATATTCTGAAATATTCAAACAATTTGATAAAGAAATCGGAGACAAAGGTCTCCTGCTAGACAACATTTTGTTGGCCATCCAGAGTTTCTCTAAAAGCAAGGATGACATG ATTAAGGAGATCGGTGATATTTTGTCCTGGAAAGCCCTAGTTTCCATGCAGCTGGACATTATAATCAAAGAAAACTCCCGTCTCAG TTTGGAGGTGGAAAGAGTTGGGAGGAATCAGTTGCATTTGGAGAATAAAGGGATCATCATTTTTCTTATATGTTTATGGTTTGGATTCTTTGCTCTCTTGAGGTTAATGATAGAGATGATATGGCCACCCCAACAACTGAATGTGGTGGAGAAGTCCAGGGAATTTTGGTGTGTGAGGTCTTCTTCTCCTTCTCCTTGGTTTTGTCTATTGCTCTCCACTACACTTACTTTGATCATCCTCTCCTTGTAG
- the LOC140970417 gene encoding 4-hydroxy-tetrahydrodipicolinate reductase 2, chloroplastic-like: MAFLAEAPLNITSAISQLNKLPLRLESFVGTRSSHCRKLFVTMSGASVQSVALSHSAVSKNVGIPIMVNGCTGKMGRAVLEAAISAGLDPVPVALGGTDDAGKIVDACGKQIEVHGPTDREKILASTFNDYPNLIVVDYTVPTAVNENAALYCKVGVPFVVGTTGGDRELLYKTVEDSKVYAVISPQMGKQVVAFLAAMEIMAEKFPGAFSGYKLEVMESHQASKLDISGTAKDVISCFQKLGVSYELDQVMQIRDPKLQTEMVGVPEEHLSGHAFHMYHLSSPDGTVSFEFQHNVCGRSIYAEGTVDAILFLAKKVKSNSGKRIFNMIDVLREGNMR, encoded by the exons ATGGCTTTCTTGGCTGAGGCCCCGCTCAATATCACCTCCGCGATTTCGCAGCTCAATAAGCTACCCCTGCGGCTTGAAAGCTTCGTAGGAACTAGGTCTAGCCACTGTCGAAAGCTTTTCGTGACGATGTCAGGCGCCTCAGTTCAATCTGTGGCATTGTCTCATTCAGCTGTGTCCAAAAATGTTGGAATTCCTATAATG GTGAATGGTTGTACAGGAAAAATGGGAAGGGCTGTTCTTGAGGCAGCTATATCTGCTGGACTTGATCCTGTGCCTGTGGCACTAGGAGGCACAGATGACGCTGGGAAAATTGTGGATGCCTGTGGGAAACAGATTGAAGTGCATGGTCCTACGGATAGAGAAAAGATTCTGGCTTCTACGTTTAATGATTACCCGAATTTAATTGTCGTCGACTACACTGTTCCGACTGCTGTTAATG AAAATGCTGCTCTATATTGCAAAGTTGGGGTACCGTTTGTGGTCGGAACCACTGGAGGAGACAGGGAGCTGCTCTATAAGACCGTGGAGGACTCAAAGGTCTATGCTGTGATTTCACCTCAAATGGGAAAACAG GTGGTCGCATTTCTTGCAGCCATGGAAATTATGGCAGAAAAATTTCCTGGAGCATTTTCTGGATATAAGTTAGAG GTGATGGAGTCCCATCAAGCAAGCAAATTGGACATTTCTGGAACTGCCAAGGATGTTATCTCTTGCTTTCAGAAACTTGGAGTTTCCTACGAACTAGATCAG GTGATGCAAATTCGAGACCCCAAGTTACAAACCGAGATGGTGGGAGTTCCAGAAGAGCATTTATCTGGTCATGCATTTCACATGTATCATCTATCATCACCTGATGGCAC TGTTTCCTTTGAGTTTCAGCACAATGTTTGCGGTAGATCCATCTATGCTGAAGGAACTGTGGATGCAATTCTTTTTCTTGCCAAGAAG GTTAAATCGAATTCAGGCAAGAGGATATTCAACATGATAGATGTTCTGCGGGAGGGTAACATGAGATAA
- the LOC140970457 gene encoding uncharacterized protein isoform X2 encodes MTPAGQFGDTTYTKIFVGGLAWETQKETMTGYFQQFGEIMEAVVITDKPTGRSKGYGFVTFRDADAAMRACVDANPVIDGRRANCNLASLGVQRSKTSAVNTKNHNNNGGTRNMRVLGGFHHHIQAGGVFNQSAGNGFPQYSVQQGIPSYNFLYGYTPFSAEYAYPASYYGVYGGANGGQCTLYGSGTGGLVSGAAAAFYPYNLNFSEGCEGSTGYTTNQGHGGIQFPQHLFQYQAISSAAALYPHHYGTPLSIAPPSPLQSVGFVVTQG; translated from the exons ATGACACCTGCCGGACAGTTCGGAGATACCACTTACACTAAGATTTTTGTGGGAGGGTTGGCATGGGAGACTCAAAAGGAAACTATGACCGGTTATTTTCAGCAGTTTGGTGAGATCATGGAAGCTGTTGTCATCACGGACAAGCCTACTGGTAGATCCAAAGGCTATGGATTT GTTACTTTTCGTGACGCGGATGCCGCTATGAGAGCTTGTGTTGATGCTAATCCTGTGATTGATGGAAGGAGGGCTAACTGTAATCTCGCGTCCTTGGGTGTTCAAAGATCTAAGACTTCTGCCGTCAACACCAAAAATCATAATAACAATG GTGGGACGAGGAACATGAGGGTGTTAGGGGGTTTTCATCATCACATTCAGGCGGGTGGAGTATTTAATCAGTCCGCTGGAAACGGCTTCCCTCAGTATTCTGTGCAGCAAGGGATTCCTAGCTACAACTTTCTTTATGG GTACACTCCGTTCTCTGCTGAATATGCTTACCCTGCG AGTTATTACGGTGTGTATGGAGGAGCCAATGGAGGTCAGTGTACCTTATATGGATCTGGGACTGGTGGACTGGTGTCAGGTGCTGCTGCAGCCTTCTATCCTTATAATCTCAATTTCAGCGAGGGGTGCGAAGGATCCACTGGATACACCACCAACCAGGGTCATGGCGGCATTCAGTTTCCTCAACATCTCTTTCAGTATCAAGCAATTAGCTCAGCTGCGGCCCTTTATCCCCACCATTATGGCACCCCTTTATCTATAGCCCCGCCGAGTCCACTGCAATCAG TGGGCTTTGTTGTGACACAGGGGTAA
- the LOC140970456 gene encoding SUN domain-containing protein 3-like isoform X2, which yields MQRSRRALLQRRALEKALYGRNQLYKVSLSFVIVLWGLVFLLNIWIGHGDGRKDEYLELSFDTRTRNKDKGACDGDSNSVLHENKAFSEGSESEVCFVKSSVGDTKTGFSNDESQGTMESISPESESALNLNLPTNSEKEKHKNDRLLYAATIGLDEFRSKALSSRSGYLSDQSGSIIHRVEPGGAEYNYASASKGSKVLSYNKEAKGASNILSSDKDKYLRNPCSTDEKFVVIELSEETLVDTIEISNFELHSSNLKDFELQGSPVYPTDSWVELGNFTAANVKHAQKFVLPDPKWVRYVKLNLLTHHGSEFYCTLSVLEVYGVDAVEKMLEDLISVQDKLLVSEETSSERKPVSSMQNPYEDLVDKPNASIGISDMKVGSVPDLVEIQGQQVSRMHGDSVLKILMKKVRSLDLNIAVQERYLEELNSRYSEIFKQFDKEIGDKGLLLDNILLAIQSFSKSKDDMIKEIGDILSWKALVSMQLDIIIKENSRLSLEVERVGRNQLHLENKGIIIFLICLWFGFFALLRLMIEMIWPPQQLNVVEKSREFWCVRSD from the exons ATGCAGAGGTCACGCAGAGCTCTTCTACAAAGAAGAGCTTTGGAGAAGGCTCTTTATGGGCGAAATCAGTTATATAAGGTTTCtctttcttttgtgattgttcTATGGGGTCTCGTGTTCCTTTTGAATATATGGATTGGCCATGGTGATGGTCGAAAAG ATGAATATCTGGAACTTTCTTTTGATACACGAACAAGGaacaaagacaaaggggcaTGCGATGGGGATTCAAATTCTGTATTACATGAGAACAAGGCATTTTCGGAGGGCAGTGAATCTGAAGTTTGCTTTGTTAAGTCATCCGTTGGTGATACAAAAACAGGTTTCAGTAATGATGAATCACAGGGTACAATGGAAAGTATAAGCCCTGAGTCTGAATCtgcattaaatttaaatttacccACAAATTcagaaaaggaaaaacataaaaatgacCGGTTATTATATGCTGCAACTATTGGCCTCGATGAATTTAGGAGCAAAGCATTAAGTTCTAGAAGTGGATATCTTAGTGATCAGAGTGGAAGCATTATACATAGAGTAGAGCCTGGAGGAGCAGAATACAATTATGCTTCGGCGTCAAAAGGTTCAAAGGTCCTGTCTTACAATAAGGAAGCTAAGGGCGCTTCAAATATCTTAAGCAGTGATAAGGACAAGTACCTTCGAAATCCTTGCTCTACCGATGAGAAGTTTGTTGTGATAGAACTTTCCGAAGAAACCTTGGTAGATACTATtgaaatatcaaattttgaacTTCATTCTTCCAATCTAAAAGATTTCGAGCTACAAGGCAGCCCTGTTTATCCTACAGATTCATGGGTTGAGCTTGGGAATTTTACTGCTGCAAATGTGAAGCATGCTCAGAAATTTGTTCTTCCGGACCCAAAATGGGTGAGATATGTTAAACTAAATCTTCTTACTCATCATGGTTCAGAATTCTACTGCACACTCAGTGTTCTTGAGGTATATGGAGTTGATGCTGTTGAGAAAATGCTTGAAGACCTTATTTCAGTTCAAGATAAGCTATTAGTATCTGAAGAAACATCAAGTGAACGAAAGCCCGTGTCAAGCATGCAAAACCCATACGAAGATTTAGTTGATAAACCCAATGCCTCTATAGGAATCTCTGACATGAAAGTTGGAAGTGTTCCTGACCTAGTTGAAATCCAGGGGCAGCAGGTTAGCAGGATGCATGGGGACAGtgttcttaaaattttaatgaaaaaagttAGATCATTGGATTTGAATATAGCTGTTCAGGAGCGATATTTAGAAGAGCTGAACTCCAGATATTCTGAAATATTCAAACAATTTGATAAAGAAATCGGAGACAAAGGTCTCCTGCTAGACAACATTTTGTTGGCCATCCAGAGTTTCTCTAAAAGCAAGGATGACATG ATTAAGGAGATCGGTGATATTTTGTCCTGGAAAGCCCTAGTTTCCATGCAGCTGGACATTATAATCAAAGAAAACTCCCGTCTCAG TTTGGAGGTGGAAAGAGTTGGGAGGAATCAGTTGCATTTGGAGAATAAAGGGATCATCATTTTTCTTATATGTTTATGGTTTGGATTCTTTGCTCTCTTGAGGTTAATGATAGAGATGATATGGCCACCCCAACAACTGAATGTGGTGGAGAAGTCCAGGGAATTTTGGTGTGTGAG ATCTGATTAG
- the LOC140970418 gene encoding uncharacterized protein, which yields MANNSYSSVYIGNIDDRVSERVLYDILIQAGHVVELHIPRDKETCKPKGFAFAEYESEEIAEYAVKLFSGLVTLYRRTLKFRISGQDKPSVSLQMQTSPTVNSSFKPRPRPPPDNHGEFSPQSTGLPTPRHFLEHKINHARVPFEVSGHHPHSTMYNDGIDYGHSSRLYGSALDNISRSRPGRHDMRDSVNYHSSR from the exons ATGGCTAACAACTCGTATTCCTCTGTTTATATTG GAAACATTGATGATAGAGTGAGTGAAAGGGTACTATATGATATTCTAATTCAAGCTGGCCATGTTGTGGAGTTGCATATTCCCCGCGACAAGGAAACTTGCAAGCCAAAAGGCTTCGCATTTGCTGAATATGAGTCAGAAGAGATTGCAGAGTATGCCGTCAAGCTTTTCTCTGGTCTTGTGACACTCTACAGGAGAACATTGAAGTTTAGA ATTTCTGGCCAAGACAAGCCATCTGTAAGTTTACAAATGCAGACGTCAcccactgttaattcttctttcAAACCAAGGCCGCGTCCTCCACCAGATAATCACGGGGAATTCTCACCACAATCTACGGGATTACCAACACCACGCCACTTTTTGGAGCACAAAATTAATCATGCACGAG TTCCCTTTGAAGTGTCTGGACACCACCCCCACTCAACCATGTACAATGATGGTATCGATTATGGCCACAGCAGCAGATTATATGGATCCGCATTGGATAACATCAGTCGTTCTAGGCCAGGACGACATGACATGCGTGACTCTGTTAATTACCACTCTTCTCGTTGA